Proteins co-encoded in one Kocuria flava genomic window:
- the lpdA gene encoding dihydrolipoyl dehydrogenase produces the protein MADNEFDILILGGGSAGYAAALRAVQLGFTVGLVEKNKLGGTCLHWGCIPTKAYLHSAELAEDARESAKYGVHTTLESIDMAAVREYKDKIVAGKFKGLSGLMKMRKVTVIDGVGRLTGQNTIEVDGTTYTGKHIVLASGSVSKTLGVEIGGRIMTSTEALEIDFVPKSAIVLGGGVIGCEFASMWKSFGVDVTVIEGLPHLVANEDPSIVKTLEREFKKRGIKSNLGTFFEKVEQDDDVARVTLADGKVFEADIVLVAVGRGPNTADMGYEEQGIPMDRGFVTPNERLHTGVGNIYAIGDIVPGVQLAHRGYQQGRFVAEEIAGLDPAIVEDVNIPKVTFTEPEIASVGYSEPKAKEKFGEDNVEVAEYNLAGNGKSSILGTGGIIKLVREKDGPIVGFHAIGKRISEQIGEGQLIVNWEAYPEDVAAFVHAHPTQNEAIGEAAMALAGMPLHG, from the coding sequence GTGGCCGACAACGAATTCGACATCCTGATCCTGGGCGGCGGCAGCGCGGGCTACGCCGCCGCGCTCCGGGCCGTGCAGCTCGGCTTCACGGTGGGTCTGGTCGAGAAGAACAAGCTCGGGGGCACCTGCCTGCACTGGGGCTGCATCCCCACGAAGGCGTACCTGCACTCCGCCGAGCTCGCCGAGGACGCCCGCGAGAGCGCCAAGTACGGCGTGCACACCACGCTCGAGTCCATCGACATGGCCGCGGTGCGCGAGTACAAGGACAAGATCGTCGCCGGCAAGTTCAAGGGCCTGTCCGGGCTGATGAAGATGCGCAAGGTCACGGTGATCGACGGCGTCGGCAGGCTCACCGGCCAGAACACGATCGAGGTCGACGGCACGACCTACACCGGCAAGCACATCGTGCTGGCCTCCGGCTCGGTGTCCAAGACCCTGGGTGTGGAGATCGGCGGCCGGATCATGACCTCCACCGAGGCCCTGGAGATCGACTTCGTGCCCAAGAGCGCGATCGTGCTCGGCGGCGGCGTGATCGGCTGCGAGTTCGCCTCCATGTGGAAGTCCTTCGGCGTGGACGTCACCGTCATCGAGGGCCTGCCCCACCTCGTGGCCAACGAGGACCCCTCGATCGTGAAGACCCTCGAGCGCGAGTTCAAGAAGCGCGGGATCAAGTCGAACCTGGGCACCTTCTTCGAGAAGGTCGAGCAGGACGACGACGTCGCGCGCGTGACCCTCGCCGACGGCAAGGTCTTCGAGGCCGACATCGTGCTCGTCGCGGTCGGCCGCGGCCCGAACACCGCGGACATGGGCTACGAGGAGCAGGGGATCCCCATGGACCGCGGCTTCGTGACCCCCAACGAGCGGCTGCACACCGGCGTCGGCAACATCTACGCGATCGGCGACATCGTCCCGGGCGTCCAGCTGGCCCACCGCGGCTACCAGCAGGGCCGCTTCGTCGCGGAGGAGATCGCCGGGCTCGACCCCGCGATCGTCGAGGACGTCAACATCCCCAAGGTCACCTTCACCGAGCCGGAGATCGCCTCCGTGGGCTACTCCGAGCCGAAGGCCAAGGAGAAGTTCGGGGAGGACAACGTCGAGGTCGCCGAGTACAACCTCGCCGGCAACGGCAAGAGCTCCATCCTGGGCACCGGCGGCATCATCAAGCTCGTGCGCGAGAAGGACGGCCCCATCGTCGGCTTCCACGCCATCGGCAAGCGCATCAGCGAGCAGATCGGCGAGGGCCAGCTCATCGTGAACTGGGAGGCCTACCCGGAGGACGTCGCCGCGTTCGTGCACGCCCACCCCACGCAGAACGAGGCCATCGGCGAGGCCGCCATGGCGCTCGCGGGCATGCCGCTGCACGGCTGA
- a CDS encoding leucyl aminopeptidase: MPDVQDLLEPRGIELTATHKSLARTPAQALVLAVQRDGDAPGAAARVLLPAGEQRRLAGVVEAAEAVAAGGGADEVAVLPAPPGLPWSVVVLTGLGTPAGDPDARAEALRRAAGAAVRRLAGRDSAVLALPAGTPEEAAAVAEGAALGAFAFAHQRAATAGAVKAPLASAVVHAPEVPKAALGRALERAAALGRGVRAARTLVDLSPNVTSPEAVAEYARRAARGTKVTVRVLGEQELAEGGYGGLVGVGQGSVNGPRLVRLEYAPARASRHVAYVGKGITFDSGGLSLKPAASMMTMKSDMAGAAAVLATVLTAAELRLPVRVTGWLCLAENLPSATATRPGDVITIRGGRTVEVLNTDAEGRLVLADGLVAACEEGPDAVVDIATLTGAQMVALGTRTAGVMGDDDLRSAVVDAARAAGEDAWPMPLPEHLRASLDSKVADLKNIGDKHGGMLVAGLFLREFAGGTGDTRIPWAHIDIAGPSFNESSPWGYTPAEGTGAGVRTLVRLLEDTAARRG, from the coding sequence ATGCCCGACGTACAGGACCTGCTCGAGCCCCGGGGCATCGAGCTCACCGCCACCCACAAGTCCCTCGCCCGCACCCCGGCGCAGGCCCTCGTGCTGGCCGTGCAGCGCGACGGGGACGCCCCCGGCGCCGCGGCCCGCGTGCTGCTGCCCGCCGGTGAGCAGCGCCGGCTCGCCGGTGTGGTCGAGGCCGCCGAGGCGGTCGCCGCCGGCGGGGGCGCGGACGAGGTCGCGGTGCTGCCGGCGCCTCCGGGGCTGCCCTGGTCCGTCGTCGTGCTCACCGGCCTCGGCACCCCCGCCGGGGACCCCGACGCCCGTGCCGAGGCGCTGCGGCGGGCCGCCGGAGCGGCCGTGCGCCGGCTCGCCGGCCGCGACTCCGCCGTGCTCGCCCTGCCGGCCGGGACCCCCGAGGAGGCCGCCGCCGTGGCCGAGGGCGCCGCGCTCGGGGCCTTCGCGTTCGCCCACCAGCGCGCCGCGACCGCCGGGGCGGTCAAGGCGCCGCTGGCCTCCGCCGTCGTCCACGCGCCCGAGGTCCCGAAGGCGGCCCTGGGCCGGGCGCTCGAGCGCGCCGCGGCCCTCGGGCGCGGGGTGCGGGCCGCGCGCACCCTCGTGGACCTCTCCCCCAACGTGACCTCACCCGAGGCCGTCGCCGAGTACGCCCGCCGGGCCGCCCGGGGCACGAAGGTCACCGTGCGGGTGCTCGGCGAGCAGGAGCTCGCCGAGGGCGGCTACGGCGGCCTGGTCGGCGTGGGCCAGGGCTCCGTGAACGGCCCGCGCCTGGTCAGGCTCGAGTACGCCCCCGCCCGCGCCTCCCGGCACGTGGCGTACGTGGGCAAGGGCATCACTTTCGACTCCGGCGGGCTCTCGCTCAAGCCGGCCGCCTCGATGATGACCATGAAGTCCGACATGGCCGGCGCGGCCGCCGTCCTGGCCACGGTCCTCACCGCCGCGGAGCTGCGCCTGCCCGTGCGCGTCACCGGCTGGCTGTGCCTGGCCGAGAACCTCCCCTCCGCCACCGCCACCCGCCCCGGCGACGTCATCACGATCCGGGGCGGACGCACCGTCGAGGTCCTCAACACCGACGCCGAGGGCCGGCTCGTCCTCGCGGACGGGCTCGTGGCCGCGTGCGAGGAGGGCCCCGACGCCGTCGTCGACATCGCCACCCTCACCGGCGCCCAGATGGTCGCCCTGGGCACCCGCACCGCGGGCGTCATGGGCGACGACGACCTGCGCTCCGCCGTCGTCGACGCCGCGCGGGCGGCCGGGGAGGACGCGTGGCCGATGCCGCTGCCGGAGCACCTGCGCGCCTCGCTGGACTCCAAGGTCGCCGATCTGAAGAACATCGGGGACAAGCACGGGGGCATGCTCGTGGCCGGACTGTTCCTGCGCGAGTTCGCGGGCGGGACCGGGGACACCCGGATCCCGTGGGCCCACATCGACATCGCCGGCCCCTCCTTCAACGAGTCCTCCCCGTGGGGCTACACCCCCGCGGAGGGCACCGGCGCGGGCGTGCGCACCCTCGTGCGCCTGCTCGAGGACACCGCCGCGCGCCGCGGCTGA
- a CDS encoding DUF4192 family protein, translating into MREHPAPNPFAPVVRCAADLLAVVPHTLGYWPADSLVLLAAGGGTAGACVRVDLPAEAAPAAAAEHFVRELAELVGHDTLSDRVFVVVYTSAGAGPAGPAERAAAVLTLAEEAAARAGREVAARWVVAGEHWWPAEDPGDVQAVAGILDSAVNAALVASGSSWAAAPRRAMDHEYGALPAGTDRSAAAAARRWVREGRGTWHRLTRVHELLRLWDRVLAQVGGAGEDWLPRLLALDDDLLGCLAAGWTDPVLADLLLASCATGRPRTVGAAAALWAQLCDELPHEEPVPPSGAHGTPDGEPPGTGPAAAAGPTRRAPAGPAPALPAGPDTPGADPRPGPGEPGPDAGALILLTRVLAGEWERRPDWERLDALYRVLLALSWLLEPDEGTAAADPEGGPDPTALAGVLVGLAQLNRLRARGSHTAHFVRRATALVPGHPGALRVLRLAETRPVPRWARDRRTAWHG; encoded by the coding sequence ATGAGAGAGCACCCCGCCCCGAACCCGTTCGCCCCCGTCGTCCGCTGCGCCGCCGACCTGCTGGCCGTGGTGCCCCACACCCTCGGCTACTGGCCGGCGGACTCGCTCGTGCTGCTCGCCGCCGGCGGGGGCACCGCCGGCGCCTGCGTGCGCGTCGACCTGCCCGCCGAGGCGGCGCCGGCCGCGGCGGCGGAGCACTTCGTGCGCGAGCTGGCCGAGCTCGTCGGCCACGACACCCTGAGCGACCGCGTCTTCGTGGTCGTCTACACCTCCGCCGGCGCGGGCCCGGCCGGACCGGCGGAGCGCGCCGCGGCCGTGCTGACGCTCGCCGAGGAGGCGGCCGCCAGGGCCGGGCGGGAGGTCGCCGCCCGGTGGGTCGTCGCGGGCGAGCACTGGTGGCCGGCCGAGGACCCCGGGGACGTGCAGGCCGTGGCCGGCATCCTCGACAGCGCCGTCAACGCCGCCCTCGTGGCCTCCGGCAGCTCCTGGGCCGCCGCACCGCGCCGGGCGATGGACCACGAGTACGGCGCCCTGCCCGCCGGCACCGACCGGTCCGCCGCCGCCGCGGCCCGGCGCTGGGTCCGCGAGGGCCGCGGCACCTGGCACCGCCTGACCCGCGTCCACGAGCTCCTGCGGCTCTGGGACCGGGTGCTGGCCCAGGTCGGGGGCGCCGGGGAGGACTGGCTCCCGCGGCTGCTGGCCCTCGACGACGACCTGCTCGGCTGCCTGGCCGCCGGCTGGACCGACCCCGTGCTCGCCGACCTGCTCCTGGCGTCGTGCGCCACCGGGCGGCCCCGCACCGTCGGGGCGGCCGCGGCCCTGTGGGCGCAGCTGTGCGACGAGCTCCCCCACGAGGAACCGGTCCCGCCCTCCGGGGCGCACGGCACCCCGGACGGGGAGCCCCCCGGGACGGGCCCGGCCGCCGCGGCCGGGCCGACCCGCCGCGCCCCCGCCGGCCCGGCTCCCGCCCTGCCCGCCGGTCCGGACACCCCCGGCGCCGACCCCCGCCCGGGGCCGGGGGAACCCGGCCCGGACGCCGGGGCCCTGATCCTGCTCACCCGCGTGCTCGCCGGGGAGTGGGAGCGACGCCCGGACTGGGAGCGCCTGGACGCGCTGTACCGCGTGCTCCTGGCCCTGAGCTGGCTGCTCGAGCCCGACGAGGGGACCGCCGCGGCGGACCCGGAGGGCGGGCCGGACCCCACCGCGCTCGCCGGCGTGCTCGTCGGGCTCGCGCAGCTGAACCGGCTGCGGGCACGCGGCTCCCACACCGCCCACTTCGTCCGGCGGGCCACGGCCCTGGTGCCGGGCCACCCCGGGGCCCTGCGCGTGCTGCGCCTGGCCGAGACCCGCCCGGTGCCGCGGTGGGCCCGGGACCGGCGCACCGCGTGGCACGGCTGA
- a CDS encoding MFS transporter: MSFHRSRPREPGRDSARAYLVLGIGTFAYFSAVAQRTSFGVASVDAAERFGAAASVLSLFSLMQVLVYAALQVPVGVLVDRYGSRVLVAAGAALMVVGQVLLAAADTVLEGVTARVLVGAGDAATFVSVMRLIPAWFSPLRVPMLTQFLGVVGNLGQLVSVVPFAGALERAGWSPSLLSLAGLAALAAVLAAAVLRDAPPGTDVRRREPGLRRTGRVVRESLAEPGTRLGFWVHFTTQFAGNTFVLMWGYPYLEYAQGLPDRAVSVVMTSFVLTNVAVGLVLGRLTARRPGRRVRLALTVTGVIFAAWGVLLLWPGAAPAPVVLVAVCTIAISMPASLIAFDVARSFNPPHRSGTATGIVNVGGFTATVLAVLLTGLVLDALHAAGFRPDRYDPDAFRLAVAAQYLVAAAGAAGVLATARRVRHRHGPGRV; encoded by the coding sequence ATGAGTTTCCACCGGTCCCGTCCCCGCGAGCCCGGCAGGGACTCCGCGCGCGCGTACCTGGTCCTCGGCATCGGCACCTTCGCCTACTTCAGCGCCGTCGCCCAGCGCACCAGTTTCGGGGTCGCCTCCGTCGACGCCGCCGAGCGCTTCGGGGCCGCCGCGTCGGTGCTGTCGCTGTTCTCCCTGATGCAGGTCCTCGTCTACGCCGCGCTCCAGGTCCCGGTGGGCGTGCTCGTGGACCGCTACGGCTCCCGCGTGCTGGTCGCCGCCGGTGCGGCGCTCATGGTGGTCGGTCAGGTGCTGCTCGCGGCGGCGGACACGGTCCTGGAGGGCGTGACCGCCCGCGTCCTGGTCGGCGCCGGGGACGCCGCGACCTTCGTGTCGGTGATGCGCCTGATCCCCGCCTGGTTCTCCCCGCTGCGCGTGCCGATGCTCACGCAGTTCCTGGGCGTGGTCGGCAACCTCGGCCAGCTCGTCTCCGTCGTCCCCTTCGCCGGGGCCCTCGAGCGGGCGGGGTGGTCACCGTCGCTGCTGTCCCTGGCCGGGCTGGCCGCCCTGGCGGCAGTGCTGGCCGCGGCCGTGCTGCGCGACGCCCCTCCCGGGACCGACGTCCGCCGCCGCGAGCCGGGCCTGCGGCGCACGGGCCGGGTGGTCCGGGAGAGCCTGGCGGAGCCGGGCACCCGGCTGGGGTTCTGGGTGCACTTCACGACCCAGTTCGCCGGCAACACCTTCGTGCTCATGTGGGGCTACCCCTACCTCGAGTACGCCCAGGGCCTGCCCGACCGCGCCGTCTCGGTCGTGATGACGTCCTTCGTGCTCACCAACGTGGCCGTGGGCCTGGTGCTGGGCCGGCTCACCGCCCGTCGCCCGGGCCGCCGCGTGCGGCTCGCCCTGACGGTCACCGGCGTGATCTTCGCCGCCTGGGGCGTGCTGCTGCTGTGGCCGGGGGCGGCCCCGGCCCCGGTCGTGCTCGTGGCAGTGTGCACCATCGCGATCAGCATGCCCGCGTCCCTGATCGCCTTCGACGTCGCGCGCAGCTTCAACCCGCCCCACCGCTCGGGCACGGCCACGGGCATCGTCAACGTGGGCGGGTTCACGGCGACCGTCCTCGCCGTCCTGCTCACGGGCCTGGTCCTGGACGCCCTGCACGCCGCCGGCTTCCGCCCCGACCGCTACGACCCCGACGCGTTCCGGCTGGCCGTCGCCGCCCAGTACCTCGTGGCCGCCGCCGGCGCGGCCGGCGTGCTGGCCACCGCGCGGCGGGTCCGGCACCGGCACGGCCCCGGCCGGGTCTGA
- a CDS encoding PAC2 family protein, with translation MLDPTSLYLSNPALLEDARVRGLPLIVALSGYAEAGHVADQLENAITDALPHEVVARFDLDQLYDYRARRPHVRFVEDHFEQFRNPELSLRLVTDPLGRSFALLTGPEPDLQWNRFVEAVVGLARRLDVSLVALVAGIPMPVPHTRPVLVSVHGSRADLLPTEHAWKPVVEMSSSAAQLLEIRLTEAGIDNIGFTVHVPQYLAEAHLPHAAVAALEHVSAVTSLTLPSDELREAAREIERQIDHQVGASPEVQAVVAGLEQRYDDVVDASAPRSLLVGDESELPDADEIGAAVEAFLAAQEDDQD, from the coding sequence GTGCTGGACCCCACCTCGCTGTACCTGAGCAACCCCGCGCTGCTCGAGGACGCGCGGGTCCGAGGCCTGCCGCTGATCGTCGCCCTGTCGGGCTACGCGGAGGCCGGTCACGTGGCCGACCAGCTGGAGAACGCCATCACCGACGCCCTGCCGCACGAGGTCGTGGCGCGCTTCGACCTCGACCAGCTCTACGACTACCGGGCCCGGCGCCCGCACGTGCGCTTCGTCGAGGACCACTTCGAGCAGTTCCGCAATCCGGAGCTGTCCCTGCGCCTGGTCACCGATCCCCTGGGCCGCAGCTTCGCCCTGCTCACCGGCCCGGAGCCGGACCTGCAGTGGAACCGGTTCGTCGAGGCCGTGGTCGGGCTCGCCCGCCGCCTCGACGTCTCCCTCGTGGCGCTGGTGGCCGGCATCCCCATGCCCGTGCCGCACACCCGCCCGGTGCTGGTGTCCGTCCACGGCAGCCGGGCCGACCTGCTGCCCACCGAGCACGCCTGGAAACCGGTGGTCGAGATGAGCTCCTCCGCGGCCCAGCTGCTGGAGATCCGCCTCACCGAGGCCGGGATCGACAACATCGGCTTCACCGTCCACGTCCCCCAGTACCTCGCCGAGGCGCACCTGCCGCACGCCGCGGTGGCCGCCCTCGAGCACGTCAGCGCGGTGACGTCCCTGACGCTGCCCTCCGACGAGCTGCGCGAGGCCGCTCGGGAGATCGAGCGCCAGATCGACCACCAGGTCGGCGCCTCGCCGGAGGTCCAGGCCGTCGTGGCGGGCCTGGAGCAGCGCTACGATGACGTCGTCGACGCCTCGGCCCCCCGCTCCCTGCTGGTCGGGGACGAGTCCGAGCTGCCGGACGCCGACGAGATCGGCGCCGCGGTCGAGGCGTTCCTCGCCGCCCAGGAGGACGACCAGGACTGA